In Malania oleifera isolate guangnan ecotype guangnan chromosome 8, ASM2987363v1, whole genome shotgun sequence, a single window of DNA contains:
- the LOC131161345 gene encoding cytochrome P450 81Q32-like: MGILIFLLQYFVLFLALSLLSDHVRRKILNHPPVPFSYLPFIGHLYLFNKPLHRALSQISARHGPLVLLRFGSRRVLLVSSPSAAQECFTKNDVVFANRPRFLAGKHLGYNFSTLSWSSYGDHWRTLRRISSLEILSAHRLQTLSGIRSDEVRSLIRRLFREGYTHSAANRSVDMKSAFFELMLNVLMRMMVGKRYCGESSVDMEEAKRFKQIVTETFQLMRASNVEDYLPATRWMGLGRTEKKMMELQKKRDKLVQDLIEEHRRMLESSNGEDYWNCEGGKKTMIEVLLTLQKKDPLYYTDYLIQGMLMAFLSAGTDTSAATMEWALSLLLNNPHVLKKAQVEIDEHVGFGRLIDESDVDKLPYLRCIIKETQRMYPATPLLPLHESSKECKVGDFHIPSGTILLVNLWGIQNNPEIWSEPTKFHPERFQGKEGDQDGFKLMPFGSGRRSCPGQGLAIRVVGFALASLLQCFEWERNGEEMIDMSEGPGMTMPKLNPLVAKYRPRKAMMNVLSQI, encoded by the exons ATGGGTATTCTGATCTTTCTGCTGCAGTACTTTGTCCTGTTTCTGGCTCTCTCCCTCCTCTCCGATCACGTCCGCCGCAAAATCCTAAACCACCCACCAGTCCCCTTTTCCTACCTCCCCTTCATCGGCCACCTCTACCTCTTCAACAAACCCCTCCACCGCGCCCTCTCCCAAATCTCCGCCCGCCACGGCCCCCTCGTCCTCCTCCGCTTCGGCTCCCGCCGCGTCCTCTTGGTCTCCTCTCCTTCCGCCGCCCAGGAATGCTTCACCAAGAACGACGTCGTGTTCGCCAACCGCCCCCGCTTCCTCGCCGGCAAACACCTCGGCTACAACTTCTCCACCCTCTCCTGGTCTTCCTACGGCGACCACTGGCGCACCCTCCGCCGCATCTCTTCCCTCGAAATCCTCTCCGCCCACCGCCTCCAGACGCTCTCCGGCATCCGCTCGGACGAGGTCAGATCCCTCATTCGCCGGCTCTTCCGGGAGGGTTATACCCATTCGGCGGCGAACCGGTCGGTTGATATGAAGTCGGCGTTTTTCGAGCTGATGCTGAACGTGTTGATGAGGATGATGGTCGGAAAGCGGTACTGCGGAGAGAGCTCAGTGGACATGGAGGAAGCGAAGCGGTTTAAGCAAATTGTTACGGAGACGTTTCAGTTGATGCGTGCTTCGAACGTGGAGGATTACTTGCCGGCGACGAGGTGGATGGGGTTAGGCAGGACGGAGAAGAAAATGATGGAGTTGCAAAAGAAGAGAGATAAGCTGGTGCAAGATTTGATTGAAGAGCACAGGAGAATGTTGGAGAGTAGTAATGGTGAGGATTATTGGAATTGTGAAGGGGGGAAGAAGACGATGATTGAAGTTCTGCTGACGCTGCAAAAGAAGGATCCCCTTTACTACACAGACTATCTCATCCAAGGCATGCTCATG GCTTTTTTAAGTGCAGGAACTGATACGTCTGCTGCTACTATGGAGTGGGCATTGTCCCTTTTGCTGAACAATCCCCACGTTCTTAAGAAGGCACAAGTTGAAATTGACGAGCATGTGGGATTCGGCCGCCTAATTGATGAGTCAGATGTCGATAAACTTCCTTATCTTCGTTGTATTATAAAAGAAACGCAACGAATGTACCCTGCCACACCATTACTGCCGCTGCACGAATCGTCAAAGGAGTGTAAAGTAGGAGATTTTCACATTCCAAGCGGCACTATACTGCTAGTCAATCTATGGGGCATACAAAACAATCCAGAGATTTGGTCAGAGCCCACAAAATTCCACCCAGAGAGGTTCCAAGGGAAAGAAGGAGATCAGGATGGGTTTAAACTCATGCCTTTTGGTTCAGGAAGGAGGAGCTGTCCTGGGCAAGGGTTGGCTATCCGTGTAGTTGGGTTTGCATTAGCGTCACTACTACAGTGTTTTGAGTGGGAGAGAAATGGTGAAGAGATGATAGACATGAGCGAAGGGCCAGGAATGACCATGCCCAAGCTTAATCCCTTGGTAGCGAAATATCGACCACGCAAAGCCATGATGAATGTTCTCTCTCAAATTTAA